One Lactobacillus crispatus DNA segment encodes these proteins:
- a CDS encoding IS982 family transposase, whose amino-acid sequence MNCLKLKRFSHHLQVSFKDLVIICRHWYRLYAPAEFTHRRNIDQIKTTDSLILALLIWQAKTGIESQRRFCECFNCLSHSRFNRRSRQLLQLIYQIRQEMNKKVDLNGHFLIIDSFPVPVCQPIRNYRAKIFRGYANIGYKATKKIYFYGFKVHAIVSDDGYILDYVVTKASVHDAKETVELMENAHPSNYYLLGDEGYLGKELHQQLKQMGYELWTPYRKNMTGAKKHNDHQLMAIRRTIESDFSLLTYYNAENNRARSLIGFQSRLEIAILAYNLAYCLERFN is encoded by the coding sequence TTGAACTGCCTTAAGCTTAAGCGTTTTAGCCACCATTTACAAGTTAGTTTTAAAGATTTAGTGATAATTTGTCGGCACTGGTATCGTTTGTATGCACCGGCTGAGTTTACTCATCGGCGAAATATTGATCAAATTAAAACTACGGACAGTCTGATTTTGGCTTTACTTATCTGGCAAGCTAAGACAGGAATTGAATCACAAAGAAGATTCTGTGAATGTTTCAATTGTTTATCACACTCACGTTTTAATCGGCGTTCACGTCAGCTATTGCAATTGATTTATCAGATACGGCAAGAAATGAATAAAAAGGTTGACCTGAATGGACATTTCTTGATCATTGACAGCTTTCCGGTACCTGTTTGCCAACCAATTCGCAACTATCGTGCTAAAATTTTTCGCGGTTATGCCAACATTGGTTATAAGGCCACCAAGAAAATTTACTTCTATGGTTTCAAAGTTCATGCCATTGTTAGCGATGACGGTTACATTCTTGATTATGTCGTAACAAAAGCATCAGTTCATGATGCCAAGGAGACAGTTGAACTGATGGAAAATGCACATCCATCTAATTACTATCTTCTTGGCGACGAAGGCTATTTAGGCAAAGAACTGCATCAACAGCTAAAACAAATGGGTTATGAACTTTGGACACCATATCGTAAAAATATGACAGGAGCTAAAAAGCACAATGATCATCAATTGATGGCTATTCGCAGAACAATTGAAAGCGACTTTTCGCTTCTGACCTATTACAATGCCGAGAACAATCGAGCACGTAGTCTGATAGGCTTTCAAAGCCGGTTGGAAATTGCAATTTTAGCTTATAATTTGGCTTATTGTCTAGAACGATTTAACTAG
- a CDS encoding cytochrome b5 domain-containing protein has product MRKFTKETLSNYNGKNGRPAYIAFNGTVYDVTNNTHWLNGENNGIHAGCDVSLDLAQSPVLELAHINQVGIYN; this is encoded by the coding sequence ATGAGAAAATTTACTAAAGAAACTCTATCAAATTACAATGGTAAAAATGGACGTCCAGCTTATATTGCATTTAATGGTACTGTCTATGACGTAACTAATAATACCCACTGGCTTAATGGCGAAAATAATGGTATCCATGCTGGCTGTGATGTTAGTTTGGACCTCGCTCAATCTCCAGTTCTGGAATTGGCCCACATTAATCAAGTTGGTATTTACAACTAA
- a CDS encoding glycosyltransferase family 8 protein, whose amino-acid sequence MNILFCGDENAQDGVLISTLSLIKNSGAQELHLYILTMEAHSDERKYHPFSQHAADFLRSLVKKANPNSTVELIDCTKLFEQEPPTANMNTRFTPYAMLRLFADQLPQIPDRILYLDDDIVIRGDITTFYNEDITGIELVGVLDYWGRFFFHNLKTKRAFDYLNSGVLLLNMKKIKQTGLFAEVRHMMQVKQMFLPDQSAINKLAVAKRVAPRRYNEQYHLQKNTKIQHFTTSFRFWPYFHTQTVKPWDVDRVHSVLHLHEYDDLLNEYLKLRNNLKK is encoded by the coding sequence ATGAATATTCTTTTTTGTGGAGATGAAAATGCTCAAGATGGCGTTTTGATTTCCACCTTATCTTTAATCAAAAATTCTGGTGCTCAAGAATTGCATCTTTATATTTTAACGATGGAGGCACACAGTGATGAACGTAAATATCACCCTTTCTCACAACATGCGGCTGATTTTTTACGTTCTTTAGTAAAAAAAGCCAATCCTAACAGTACAGTTGAATTAATTGACTGCACCAAGTTATTTGAACAGGAACCGCCAACCGCTAACATGAATACTCGCTTCACGCCATATGCTATGTTGCGTTTATTTGCAGACCAATTGCCACAGATTCCTGATCGCATTCTTTATTTAGACGATGACATTGTCATTCGCGGTGATATTACAACTTTTTACAATGAGGATATTACCGGAATCGAATTAGTGGGCGTACTTGATTATTGGGGCCGCTTCTTCTTCCACAATCTTAAGACCAAGCGCGCATTTGATTATCTTAATTCTGGCGTTTTGTTGCTGAATATGAAGAAAATTAAACAAACTGGTCTCTTTGCCGAGGTGCGGCATATGATGCAGGTTAAGCAAATGTTTTTGCCCGACCAATCAGCAATAAACAAGCTAGCTGTAGCCAAGCGAGTAGCACCACGCCGTTATAATGAGCAATATCATTTGCAAAAAAACACCAAAATTCAACATTTCACTACTAGCTTTAGGTTTTGGCCTTATTTCCATACTCAAACAGTTAAGCCATGGGATGTTGATCGCGTACACAGTGTACTTCATTTACATGAATATGATGATTTGCTTAACGAATATCTCAAATTACGAAATAATTTAAAAAAATAA
- a CDS encoding DUF2075 domain-containing protein, which produces MNNQASFKLSPYHQLNQEQSLLVQKILHFSITHCSNKNHPAVFTIYGEAGTGKSVVLSALFDQLQKLNHQTGSQLYKTQNYFLVNHPELLKVYKQIAGPIKELYKKNYMRPTSFINQMDKKQTSADVVVIDEAHLLLSQPDHYNNFYHDNQLEEVIKRSKVVILVFDENQVLRMKSFWTRKRLEAITHHYPHEDYQLHHQFRMMAPDSLIEWFNFFTHNKLMPLKKEMWHNYDFRIFTDAEKMRQEIVKRNQTDGLARILSTSGYPSTLDGGKHYIKEGKFMLPWDQYNYTSTPWAEIPTTINEVGSIYTCQGFDLNYAGIIIGPPISLIPGTNQLKVNLDKITDVEMFKKRNDLTNSKEKIEYEEKMVMNSLNVLFKRGIRGTYLYAHDPALRAKLAALFQQAS; this is translated from the coding sequence TTGAATAATCAAGCAAGTTTTAAACTCTCTCCTTACCATCAGCTCAACCAAGAGCAATCACTTCTCGTACAAAAAATTTTACATTTTTCGATTACACATTGCAGCAATAAAAATCATCCTGCTGTTTTCACTATTTATGGCGAAGCAGGTACTGGTAAAAGTGTAGTGCTTTCTGCCCTTTTTGATCAGTTGCAAAAATTAAACCACCAAACAGGCAGCCAACTGTATAAAACTCAAAACTACTTTTTAGTAAATCACCCTGAACTGCTAAAAGTCTATAAGCAGATTGCTGGGCCAATTAAAGAACTATATAAGAAAAATTATATGCGGCCAACTTCATTTATTAATCAGATGGACAAAAAACAAACCAGTGCTGATGTTGTCGTCATTGATGAAGCACACTTGCTCTTATCTCAGCCTGATCACTACAACAACTTTTATCACGATAACCAATTAGAGGAGGTTATTAAGCGGTCAAAAGTTGTCATTTTGGTATTTGATGAAAACCAAGTTTTACGAATGAAAAGCTTCTGGACACGTAAGCGACTTGAAGCAATTACTCATCATTATCCCCACGAAGACTATCAACTACATCATCAATTTAGAATGATGGCACCAGATAGTCTAATAGAATGGTTTAACTTTTTTACACATAATAAATTAATGCCCTTAAAAAAAGAAATGTGGCACAACTACGACTTTCGTATTTTTACTGATGCAGAAAAAATGCGGCAAGAAATCGTCAAGAGAAATCAAACAGACGGCCTGGCAAGAATTCTTTCAACTTCCGGCTATCCATCTACTCTTGATGGTGGCAAACATTACATTAAAGAAGGGAAATTCATGCTGCCATGGGATCAATACAACTACACATCAACTCCTTGGGCAGAAATTCCTACAACAATCAATGAAGTTGGTTCTATCTATACTTGCCAAGGTTTTGACCTAAATTATGCTGGCATCATTATCGGTCCACCAATCAGCCTGATTCCCGGCACCAATCAACTTAAAGTTAATTTAGACAAAATTACAGATGTTGAGATGTTCAAAAAGCGTAATGATCTAACCAACTCAAAAGAAAAAATAGAATATGAAGAGAAGATGGTCATGAATTCACTCAACGTTCTATTCAAGCGAGGAATCCGCGGTACCTATTTATACGCTCATGATCCCGCACTCAGAGCAAAATTAGCCGCACTTTTTCAACAAGCTAGCTAA
- a CDS encoding peptide deformylase: MTAQKIIHDQLFLRQKSDLAGKNDLQVAINLRDTLLANRGKAAGLAANMIGQTKQIIAFYAGPLPFVMLNPRIIQKKQMYLASEGCLSLEGERNVQRYEEITVTYQNMELETVTQTFGDFIAETIQHEIDHCNGILI; the protein is encoded by the coding sequence ATGACTGCACAAAAAATAATTCACGATCAGCTATTTTTAAGACAAAAATCTGATTTAGCTGGTAAAAATGATTTACAAGTTGCGATAAACTTGCGTGATACGCTACTAGCTAATCGTGGGAAAGCTGCGGGGCTGGCTGCAAATATGATTGGTCAGACTAAACAAATTATTGCGTTTTATGCTGGCCCGCTTCCATTTGTAATGCTGAATCCGCGTATTATTCAAAAAAAGCAGATGTATCTTGCTAGTGAGGGATGTCTGTCACTAGAAGGCGAGCGTAATGTTCAGCGCTATGAAGAAATTACTGTTACTTATCAGAATATGGAGTTAGAAACAGTAACGCAAACTTTTGGTGACTTTATAGCTGAAACGATTCAGCATGAAATTGATCATTGCAATGGAATTTTGATTTGA
- a CDS encoding lysophospholipid acyltransferase family protein encodes MKRIYYYQKTTDDVVDSHDQNFSLPDNYVILPNSLGARIWSTTARHLACAFGWVVFRFFDHVKVVGQEKLKQVNGGYFIYGNHTRPMGDVFTSLTIFPIKNFYAIANQANWGIPFIGKYLVRYGGLPVGKNMKQSLKLIKAIQTVIKDKKGEILIYPEAHVWPYYTKIRPFDATSMHFPVKLNAPSFVMTKTYHKKWLSKRPSAVIYIDGPFYPDTNLSRKEAQNKLHDEIWQVMKQRAKNSDYEYCQYIQKK; translated from the coding sequence ATGAAACGGATTTATTATTACCAAAAAACAACCGATGATGTAGTCGATAGTCACGATCAAAATTTCAGTCTACCCGATAATTACGTTATTCTACCTAATTCTCTTGGAGCTAGAATCTGGTCCACTACCGCTCGTCACTTAGCATGCGCTTTTGGTTGGGTGGTTTTCCGCTTCTTCGATCATGTAAAAGTCGTTGGTCAAGAAAAACTTAAGCAAGTCAATGGGGGCTATTTTATTTATGGCAACCATACTAGACCCATGGGGGATGTCTTTACCTCGCTCACAATTTTTCCAATCAAAAATTTTTATGCTATTGCTAATCAAGCTAACTGGGGCATCCCCTTCATTGGCAAATATCTTGTACGCTATGGCGGTCTACCTGTTGGCAAAAATATGAAGCAATCGCTCAAACTAATTAAAGCCATTCAAACTGTGATTAAGGATAAAAAGGGCGAGATTCTCATCTACCCTGAAGCTCATGTCTGGCCCTATTACACGAAGATTCGCCCGTTCGATGCAACAAGCATGCACTTTCCAGTTAAATTAAATGCGCCTAGTTTCGTCATGACCAAAACCTACCATAAAAAGTGGCTTAGCAAGCGGCCTAGTGCCGTTATTTACATTGATGGGCCCTTTTACCCGGATACAAATTTAAGCCGTAAGGAAGCTCAAAATAAGCTTCACGATGAAATTTGGCAGGTAATGAAGCAGCGTGCAAAAAATAGCGATTATGAATATTGTCAATATATTCAAAAGAAATAA
- a CDS encoding glycosyltransferase family 8 protein, with the protein MKTIPVFYTISDNYTPYAYVSIKSLIDHTDPKKDYTITLLVQQISDEHKKSLEDLSTDNIHIQIFHIDDDMVKPIHNTKENYLRAQFFTMSIFYRLFIPELFPQYDKAVYLDADTIICTDIAKMYEIDIADNMFASCPDLSIRYMPLLQKYIKECQGILPAEKYINNGVILFNMKAFRDKKFVDKFYYLMNKYHFDNVDPDQAYMNEICEDKIYHLPKEWDAMPNESIPEIQDPKIVHYNLFFKPWHFADVQYGHYFWDVAKTTPYYDELKQQLDNFTDEDRQKARADLEWMAKKVDMIVKEPNTWAKVKQTESVKI; encoded by the coding sequence TTGAAAACCATTCCTGTTTTTTACACAATTAGCGATAATTATACGCCATATGCATATGTTTCAATTAAATCATTAATTGACCATACTGACCCCAAGAAGGACTATACGATTACCCTTTTAGTCCAACAGATATCTGATGAGCACAAAAAGAGCTTAGAAGATCTTTCAACTGATAATATTCATATTCAAATCTTTCATATCGACGATGACATGGTTAAGCCAATCCATAATACCAAGGAAAACTACTTGCGTGCTCAATTCTTTACCATGTCAATTTTCTACCGGCTATTCATTCCAGAATTGTTCCCTCAATATGACAAGGCAGTTTATCTTGATGCAGATACTATTATCTGTACTGATATTGCTAAAATGTACGAAATTGATATCGCCGACAACATGTTTGCTTCATGTCCCGACTTATCAATTCGTTACATGCCACTTTTACAAAAGTACATTAAAGAATGTCAGGGAATTTTGCCTGCAGAAAAATACATCAATAATGGTGTAATTCTGTTTAATATGAAGGCCTTTAGAGACAAAAAGTTTGTTGATAAATTCTACTACTTAATGAATAAATATCATTTCGATAACGTTGACCCTGATCAAGCCTACATGAATGAAATTTGCGAAGATAAGATTTATCACCTACCTAAAGAATGGGATGCTATGCCAAACGAAAGCATTCCTGAAATTCAAGATCCTAAGATCGTGCACTACAATCTTTTCTTCAAACCATGGCATTTTGCTGATGTTCAATATGGTCATTATTTCTGGGATGTTGCTAAAACTACGCCGTATTACGATGAACTAAAGCAGCAATTAGACAACTTTACTGATGAAGACCGTCAAAAGGCCCGAGCTGACCTAGAATGGATGGCTAAAAAAGTTGACATGATTGTCAAAGAGCCAAATACTTGGGCTAAGGTTAAACAAACGGAATCAGTTAAAATCTAA
- a CDS encoding glycosyltransferase family 8 protein — MTIPIFYSISDDFTKYAAVSLNSLVKHTDPNKDYTVYFLNQDLSSKHQKALSDLSSSNVHVKFFHIDNQLVQPIQNRKENFLRADFFTMSIFYRLFIPELFPEYDKVIYIDSDTIVNDDLAKLYNSELGDNLFAACTDSSIQYVDKMIKYIKNVLALDPKKYINSGMLVMNARAFRAEHFIDHFMTLLEKYHFDCIAPDQDYLNEIGEGRILHLNPRWDAMPNENTEPLTNPGLIHYNLFFKPWHFANVQYAQYFWDSAKQTQFFDELKNELNNYTDDERAADREKLDHMLAKEDKTEQDPNNWAKVKKREAVTL; from the coding sequence ATGACAATTCCTATTTTTTACAGTATCAGCGATGACTTTACCAAATACGCTGCTGTTTCTCTTAATTCTTTAGTCAAACATACAGATCCAAATAAGGATTATACTGTTTACTTTTTAAATCAAGATCTCTCATCAAAGCATCAAAAAGCTTTGTCTGATCTTAGCAGTTCAAACGTTCATGTGAAGTTTTTCCATATTGATAATCAACTTGTACAACCTATTCAAAATCGTAAGGAAAACTTTCTTCGCGCTGACTTTTTTACCATGTCGATTTTTTATCGCCTCTTTATTCCAGAACTTTTCCCCGAATATGATAAGGTGATCTATATTGATAGCGACACAATTGTAAACGACGATCTTGCTAAACTATACAACTCCGAATTGGGTGATAATTTATTTGCTGCTTGCACCGACTCCTCAATTCAATATGTAGACAAGATGATAAAATACATCAAAAATGTCCTGGCACTTGACCCCAAGAAATACATTAACTCTGGCATGCTCGTCATGAATGCTAGGGCCTTTCGCGCTGAACATTTTATTGACCATTTTATGACACTTTTAGAAAAGTATCATTTTGATTGTATTGCTCCTGATCAAGACTATTTAAATGAAATCGGGGAAGGCAGAATTTTGCACTTAAATCCTCGCTGGGATGCTATGCCAAATGAAAACACTGAACCTTTAACTAATCCTGGTCTGATTCACTATAATCTTTTCTTTAAGCCATGGCATTTTGCTAATGTCCAATATGCACAGTACTTCTGGGATAGTGCCAAACAAACGCAGTTTTTCGATGAATTAAAGAACGAACTCAATAATTATACTGATGACGAGCGTGCAGCAGACCGCGAAAAATTGGATCATATGCTTGCTAAGGAAGACAAAACTGAGCAAGATCCTAATAATTGGGCAAAAGTTAAGAAACGAGAGGCAGTAACACTATGA